In Eschrichtius robustus isolate mEscRob2 chromosome 11, mEscRob2.pri, whole genome shotgun sequence, the following proteins share a genomic window:
- the FLRT1 gene encoding leucine-rich repeat transmembrane protein FLRT1: MVVAHPTATATTTPTTTVTATVVMTTATMDLRDWLFLCYGLIAFLTEVIDSTTCPSVCRCDNGFIYCNDRGLTSIPADIPDDATTLYLQNNQINNAGIPQDLKTKVNVQVIYLYENDLDEFPVNLPRSLRELHLQDNNVRTIARDSLARIPLLEKLHLDDNSVSTVSIEEDAFADSKQLKLLFLSRNHLSSIPSGLPRTLEELRLDDNRISTIPLHAFKGLSSLRRLVLDGNLLANQRIADDTFSRLQNLTELSLVRNSLAAPPLNLPSARLQKLYLQDNAISHVPYNTLAKMRELERLDLSNNNLTTLPRGLFDDLQNLAQLLLRNNPWFCGCNLLWLRDWVKARAAVVNVRGLMCQGPEKVRGMAIKDITSEMDECFEAGVQGGAANAAAKTTASDRASATTPQGSLFTLKAKRPGLRLPDSSLNYPMATGDSAKTLVIHVKPLTADSIRITWKATLPASSFRLSWLRLGHSPAVGSITETLVQGDKTEYLLTALEPKSTYIICMVTMETGNTYVADETPVCAKAETADSYGPTTTLNQEQNADPMVGLPLAGIIGGAVALVFLFLVLGAICWYVHRASELLTRERAYNRGNRKKDDYMESGTKKDNSILEIHGPGLQMLPINPYHSKEEYVVHTIFPSNGSSLCKGTHTIGYGTTRGYRDGGIPDIDYSYT, encoded by the coding sequence ATGGTGGTGGCACACCCCACGGCCACCGCCACCACCACGCCCACCACCACTGTCACGGCCACCGTCGTGATGACCACAGCCACCATGGACCTGCGGGACTGGCTTTTCCTCTGCTATGGGCTCATCGCCTTCCTGACGGAGGTCATCGACAGCACCACGTGCCCCTCTGTGTGCCGCTGCGACAACGGCTTCATCTACTGCAACGACCGGGGGCTCACCTCCATCCCTGCCGACATCCCCGACGACGCCACCACCCTCTACCTGCAGAACAACCAGATCAACAATGCCGGCATCCCCCAGGACCTCAAGACCAAGGTCAACGTGCAGGTCATCTACCTATATGAGAACGACCTGGACGAGTTCCCTGTCAACCTGCCCCGCTCCCTGCGGGAGCTGCACCTGCAGGACAACAACGTGCGCACCATCGCCCGGGACTCGCTGGCCCGCATCCCGCTGCTGGAGAAGCTGCACCTGGATGACAACTCCGTGTCCACCGTCAGCATAGAGGAGGACGCCTTCGCCGACAGCAAGCAGCTCAAGCTGCTCTTCCTGAGCAGGAACCACCTGAGCAGCATCCCCTCGGGGCTGCCCCGCACGCTGGAGGAGCTGCGGCTGGATGACAACCGTATCTCCACCATCCCACTGCATGCCTTCAAGGGCCTCAGCAGCCTGCGGCGCCTGGTGCTAGACGGCAACCTGCTGGCCAACCAGCGCATCGCCGACGACACCTTCAGCCGCCTGCAGAACCTGACCGAGCTCTCGCTGGTGCGCAACTCGCTGGCCGCCCCGCCCCTCAACCTGCCCAGCGCCCGCCTGCAGAAGCTCTACCTGCAGGACAACGCCATCAGCCACGTGCCCTACAACACGCTGGCCAAGATGCGTGAGCTGGAGCGCCTGGACCTGTCCAACAACAACCTGACCACGCTGCCCCGCGGCCTGTTCGATGACCTGCAGAACCTGGCCCAGCTGCTGCTCCGGAACAACCCCTGGTTCTGCGGCTGTAACCTCCTGTGGCTGCGGGACTGGGTGAAGGCACGGGCGGCCGTGGTCAACGTGCGAGGCCTCATGTGCCAGGGCCCCGAGAAGGTCCGGGGCATGGCCATCAAGGACATCACCAGCGAGATGGACGAATGTTTCGAGGCGGGGGTGCAGGGCGGAGCGGCCAACGCCGCCGCCAAGACCACGGCCAGTGACCGCGCCTCTGCCACCACGCCCCAGGGCTCGCTCTTCACCCTCAAGGCTAAGAGGCCGGGGCTGCGCCTCCCTGACTCCAGCCTCAACTACCCCATGGCCACGGGCGACAGTGCCAAGACCCTGGTCATCCACGTGAAGCCCCTGACGGCGGACTCCATCCGCATCACGTGGAAGGCCACGCTCCCCGCCTCCTCCTTCCGGCTCAGCTGGCTGCGCCTGGGCCACAGCCCAGCCGTGGGCTCCATCACGGAGACTCTGGTGCAGGGGGACAAGACAGAGTACCTGCTGACGGCCCTGGAGCCCAAGTCCACCTATATCATCTGCATGGTCACCATGGAGACCGGCAACACCTATGTGGCCGACGAGACGCCCGTGTGCGCCAAGGCGGAGACGGCCGACAGCTACGGCCCCACCACCACACTCAACCAGGAACAGAACGCCGACCCCATGGTGGGCCTGCCCCTGGCGGGCATCATCGGTGGCGCCGTGGCCCTCGTCTTCCTCTTCCTGGTCCTGGGGGCCATCTGCTGGTACGTGCACCGGGCCAGCGAGCTGCTGACCCGGGAGCGGGCCTACAACCGGGGCAACCGGAAAAAGGACGACTATATGGAGTCGGGGACCAAGAAGGATAACTCCATCCTGGAAATCCACGGCCCCGGGCTGCAGATGCTGCCCATCAACCCTTACCACAGCAAAGAGGAATACGTGGTCCACACCATCTTCCCCTCCAACGGCAGCAGCCTCTGCAAGGGCACGCACACCATCGGCTACGGCACCACGCGGGGCTACCGGGACGGTGGCATCCCCGACATAGACTACTCCTACACATGA